The Treponema primitia ZAS-1 nucleotide sequence CCATAAGGTCCATATCTTCCAGGGGGATTGCCCCGAGGAGCAGCATATCGGCGCCGGGAATCACCCAGGGTTCGCAAGTCATGGAGCGGTTTTTCCAACACACCCGTACGGTCTCGACCACCTTGCAGACCACCGGATCGCCATTCACCATGCGGGACTTCTTTACGTGCTCGGTCCGCAGGCCCAGTTCTTGCTGTACCGCTTCATTGATTATCAGGGTCGGCGCGCCGGTATCGACCACGCACTGTACCGTCATTTGACGGATTTCCGGCTCCTTGATAACTCCACACTCAACTCTGATTTCGTCTCCCTCATTTTTTAGGGTGATTTCTTCAAATACGGTTCCCACCATTTTGCCTCGCTCTCCATTAAGATTAGTGTACCATACCGGAGAAATGCGGACCAGGGCTGGGGTCTACCGGTCAACGGCCGGACTTCCCCTGCACCCTCTTTTATGGGGCAATACGATAAAACGCATTAGTCCGGATAAAAAAAACTGCCCTTTCGGACAGCTTTTAGGAGGAACCGCAATGTTATATTAAAATACCGGGAAGGATTCAAACCCCGCATCTTTCAGCCGTAAAATGGTCTGGTTGGAATTTTCCCCAGGGGGTAGGGTTACCGCCCAATAGGTGACACCGTTTACCAGCTTTTGGCTGACCGACGCCGTAAAGCCCCGGGAGGCAAGCCGGGATACCATGGCCTGGGCGTTTTCTTCCCGGCTAAAGAGGCCGGCCTGCAAGGCCCGGGGGCCGCCCGTACTTTCAGGCGCCACGGCTGTACTGGGAGCTGCGGCGGATAAGGCAGGAGCGGGCGGCTGATACTGAACCGGGGGATAGGCTGCGGGCTGGGTGGGGACCGCGGCGCCGATAGCTACGTTTCCCCGGCCGGGGAAGAAGAACCAGAGGGGCCGGTTATGGACGGAAACCGGGGCGTTAGTAACCGTATTGTCTGCGGCGATGGCCGCTTCACTTTCCAGGATGCGGGCTTCGGGGCTGCCCGGAAATTCCGACAGTATCTGTGCTTTATAGGCCGCATCACCAAAGAGCCGCCAAAAGGTATAGTAAATGGCCGGCCGGTAATCCTGAAATTCGGGCTTCTCCAGCAGGGCGTACAGGGAAGCGGTACTGCCATCGGTACCGCCATGGCGGAAAACTTCAATCTGGGCGGTGAGATATTGGGCATCCCGGGCAGCGGTAGTATCCCCGCCGCCGCTCAGTATACCCCGCAGGGCATCGGAGGCGGCGTCAAATTCCCCCAGGGCCAGGTAGCAAAGGGCGCTTTCCAGGAAACACCGGTCGTCCCGGTTTGCCGGGTCCGCCAGGGCAGCCTCGCGCCAGGCCTGGGCCGCTGTGTCCACGTTCCCCGAAAGCCGCTGCAGCTGGGCCAGCTTAATGTAGGCTTCACGCCGTTCGGAAGCGGAGATGGGGCTCCTCAATTTTCCTTCAATGCTCCGGATTTCCGCTGCCAGGGGAGAAGGACCCGTACCGGCGCTTTGACCGGAGACAGCTCCGCACAAAAACAGAAAAAGTACGGGGAGAACCAAAAAACGGGAATTAATCGATATCATAGGGACCTCCGATGGGAAAATCTTCAGGGGAAGGATCGCCCTTGCCCCGCTTTTTTCCAGGAGCCGGGAACTGACCGGGGAGAACGCCCCCGGAATTACCGGCTTTATTTTTTTTGGACCGTTTAAAGCCTATGGAAACCGCGAAGGGGATAGAACAGAGCAGCCCAAAAACAAAGGATGCAAAAATAGGCAGGAATACGGGAACCGGTTCCTTGGTCGCCCAAAATCCAAAGGAAATAATACAACGGTTATCCAGGTTCAACCCGATAAACGCAAGAAAAATCACCAGAATAAGAACCAGTCCTAAAAGTCGCCAGGGCATTAAATTAACTCCTTTATAGTGCGGCAACTGCCGCACATTTCAATCGAAGCGAAACGGAGTTTCGCATAACTCCTTTGCACGGAAGGTATTACCGCGCAGGGACGAAAGGCTTACCTGGGCAAAGCTGCCGATTGCCGAAGTAGTGCCAGGGACCGCAACCATTTCGTCACGCTCCGTACGTCCTATTAATTCATCGGCATTTTTTCGTGAAATTCCTTCAATTAATATAGTTTCCCGGGAACCGACGCGCCGTTTCAGCAGTTCCTGGGTATGTTTCTTCTGCAAAGCGATAACCCGGGCCAGCCGGTTCCGCTTGAGCTCCTCCCCTACCCGGCCCGGAAAATCGTAGGCCGCAGTCCCTTCCCGGGGATTGTAGTGGTACATATAGGCGTAATGGAATTTTACCCGCTCCATCAGGTCAAGGGTGAGTTCCAGGTCCTCCTCGGTTTCCCCGGGGAAGCCCACCAGAAAATCCGTGGAAAGGGAGATGTCCGGCATGGCCTGCCGGATTTCATCCACCAACTCCAGGTACCGCTCCCGGGTATAGCGGCGGTTCATGGCGTTAAGCACCGCGTTGGAACCATGCTGTACGCAGAGGTGGAGGTGACGGCAAAAAACCGGATGTTCCGCCATAACCCGGATAGCCTGGGAGGAGAGGTCCTTGGGATGGCTCGACAGAAAACGTACCCAGCGTATGGGGCTGCTTTCCGTCTCGTGGGCCACCAGTTCCAAAAGCGCCGGGAAGTCCACCGGCGCCCGCTCTCCATCCTCGAAGCGGTAGGAATTGACATTCTGTCCCAGCAGGGTAATTTCCCGGACACCCCGATCCGAGAGGAGGCGGATCTCCTCCGCGATAGAAGCGGGGCTGCGGGATATTTCCCGGCCGCGGACATAGGGCACGATACAGTAGGAACAGTAATTGTTGCAGCCGTGCATGATGGGAACAAAACTGCGAAACCGGCCTTCCTCAAGGTGGGAAGACGAAAAGGAAAACTGCGGTTTTTCGCCGGTCAGTATTGCTGTTATTGAATCATCAGACCGAAGGTCCGGGCCCTGCCCTTTTTCCAGGGTTTCCAGGATTGCCGGGAAAACCGAGCGGGATGCGGTGCCCATCACATAATCTACCGCGTCAAACTTTTCCTTAAGACCTTCCCCCAGGCGTTCCGCCATACAACCCGCCACGATCAGGGTAAACGGCTGTCCCAGGCTCCGGCGCTTTTTTTTAAGGGACTGGTACTGCGCCAGCCGGCCAAACACCCGCTGTTCCGCAGTCTGCCGTACCGAACAGGTATTAAGGATCGTCAGATCGGCGCTTTCTCCGTTTTCCACCGCGGACCAGCCCCGCTCCCTAAGCACCAAAGCCAGGGCCGCCGATTCGGCGCTGTTCATCTGACACCCGTAGGTTTCAAAAAAATAGGTCACGATGCCCTAGGATCTGCCCTTAAGGCCCTTGATAAATTTGATACCGTTCCAGATCCCCATAACCAGGAGCCCCAGGGCGCTTATCCCCAGGAGGGTCCCCGACAGAGCGGAGATTGGTTTTATCGGAGCACGGGAAAGAATGGCAAGCCCCCCCGCCGCAGCCGCCAGGAGCCCGGGTTTCCGGTCATCCGGATCCTTGGACAAAACACCGCCTAGACCAACCACACCAACAACCAACCCTGCGATGATGCCCAAAAACGATGGAAGGGCGCGGATAATCATAAGCACAACACCCCCCGCGATGCCGCCCACGGCAGTTACGCCCTGTTTAGCCAATACATTGGTGGGCGTATAGTTCCCGTTACCGGGTATTAAATCACTCATAGTTTTCCTCTATAACCTAATATACTATTTTCAGTCCTTCTTAAAAGGCATAATCACCAGAAAACGTCCCCGCACGGCCCGTATGGAAAAGCCCCCCTCCAAAGCCACGTTGCTGATCCCAAAGAAGCCCCGTTTCCAGGGGAGCCCCGCCAGGGGCCACTGCAGACCCCGGCTTTCCGCTTCCCAGGGACCGGTTCCCAGGGGAAACACCGAAACCAGGCTTTTCGGGGCGATGGTCAGGGTAAGCGCTTCCCGGACCTGGCGTATGTCCTCCCCTGCGGTGATCCACCGGTCGGGACTCCTGTCCCGTTCAAAAAGAGCCTGGATCGCCAGGAGGTGATCCGTGCGGCCGCCCCCGCCGCCGACAAGCCATATTTCGTCACAGCCCTGTTCCCAGAGCAGGGAGAGCAGCAGTTCCGTATCGGTATCATCCTTGTCCGGACGGTGGCGGATAACCCGGTCCGGCGGGTACGCATCCAGCCGGCGGAGATCATCCAGGGAATCCATGTCCCCCACTATCCAGTCAGGGCGGAGCCCCGCAGCCTCGGCGGCCACAAGCCCCGAATCGGCGGCGGCGATGAGGCCCGCGTCCCCTACCAGGGTGGCGCTCAGTTTTGCCCCCGGCCCTTCCCCGCCGATAAAACCGATACCCCGCACGGTTCCTCCCATTATCAGAATAGGGTCATTATAGTATAGTAGGGTCCAATGGGCAATGTCGTTATTCATCCTATACTGAAAGAGGTCGCTTCCGTTTTTACCCGGGTGGGGAAGCAGGTGTTCCTGGTTGGGGGGGCCGTGCGGGATCTGTTCCTGGGCAAGGAAGCCCAGGACTGGGACCTGGCCACCAATGCCCGGCCCGAAGAAGTTACGTCCCTGTTCCGCCGGGTTATCCCCACGGGGATCAAACACGGAACCGTCACGATCCGGTACAAGGGCTATTCCATGGAGGTAACCACCTTCCGCACCGAATCCACCTACAGCGACGGACGGCGCCCCGACCATATCGAATACGCCGCGACTATTGAAGAAGATCTTTCCCGGCGGGATCTGACCATGAACGCCATCGCCCTGGCCCTTCCCGGGGGTGAACGGGTGGATCCCTTTCAGGGCTATGATGATATCAAGGCCCGGCGTATCCGCTGCGTGGGCAATGCGGAAGAACGGTTCCGGGAAGACGGCCTGCGTCCCCTGCGGGCGGTACGGTTTGCCTCCCAGCTTGGCTTTACCGTGGACGATGCAACCCTGGCCGCCATTCCCGGGGCGCTTTCCACCACCGCCAAGGTTTCCCCGGAACGGATCCGGGATGAACTGGAAAAGATCCTTAGCTCCCAAAAACCATCCACCGCATTACTGCTCATGGAAAAAGCCGGGCTCCTGGAACTGTTACTCCCGGAACTGACCGCCTGCCGGGGCATAGACCAGAAGGGCTTCCATCGTTTTGACGTTCTGGACCATTCCCTCCTGGCCTGCGACTACGCCGCCCGCCAAAAATTTTCCCATGAAGTACGTCTGGCCAGCCTCTTCCACGACATCGGCAAACCGATGGTTCGTAAACTGGACGAGACCGGCGTATGGACCTTCTACCAGCACGAAAAAGTTTCCGCCCGTTTAGCCCGAAACATTGGTCTCCGTTTTCGCTACCCCAATGCGGTGATCGACCGGGTGGTCCATCTGGTAGAGGAGCACATGTTCCACTACGAGGAAATTTGGAGTGACGCCGCGGTCCGCCGGCTCATTATCCGTGTGGGAAAAGAATACCTGGATGATATCTACGCCCTGCGCCAAGCCGACGCCTACGCCACCGCAGGCACTGAACCGGAACCCGGCTTCCTCGCCCCCCTGGTAAGCCGCATCGACCGCATCCTCGCCCAGGGCCGGGCGCTCTCCCTTAAGGACCTGGCAATCTCCGGAGAGGATCTTATGGATATGGGGGTTGCCCGGGGACCGCATATAGGAATAATCCTCAAGGAACTGCTGGAAGCGGCGCTGGACGACCCGGAACTCAACACCCGGGAAAAGCTGTTGGAAATAGCGGGAAAGCTGAACGGGAGATATACGGAGGGCAAATGAAAAAACTACTGATCATACTTATATCAGCATTACTGCTCGCTTCCTGCATATCTACCAAGTCCGGCGGGGCCAATTATCCACGGGATGTAACAATACAAATACTATCCGGCAGCGCCAGTGTACGGATATTTGGAAGCATACGGGAAAATGTCTATTTTAATTTCCCCACCGGTGATGAAGATGTGGATAAACGATTACGCGAAACCCCGGTAATCCAGGAGGGACGGGTAACCACGGACGACACGATTATTCTTACGGAGGGGCAGGAATACAAATATTCCCTGCAAACGGCGGAAACAGCTATGGTAACGATTTATTCTATCAACGATAGTGACATCGCATTCATCGTTACCGAATACGGCAGGGACAGGCGGTATACGGCGAAGGGGACGAATAGGCTGGGGACCACGGTTAGTTTCAGGAATTAGGTCAGGTGAAAAGAATAAGGAGAGTAACAATGGTAGTAAAATTTGAAAGGAAAGTCCGTGTTATCATCGTTTGTTTCTTATTGGCTGTTATAAACAATGCCTTTGGGCAAGAAACCCAATCATTTGAGGGCGAATGGACAAATATAACTTCAACGATGCTTGCCTATCAGTTTTTCTTAAATGATAATAGTGAAATATCAGCAACCATGATTGTTTTTTCAGGGAACACGTGTACTATCAAGTCTATACAAGGTGTTTTAGGTATGGGGACACAAACAACATGGGAAGGAACATTCACGGTAAATACGCGAAATAAAACCATTGACCTTATTGATGATTTTGGTGATGCTGAAAGATACCGATATGTATTTTCAGAGGACGAAGAAAACGTAATATTAAAACTAAAAGACACTGATGGTGATATTACAACCTGGTATAAAAGCAAGTAAGATTATCCGGTGGTCATGATGCCGATATCAAACGCTCGACCACGATATGGGAGACATAGTCATTTACCGATTGCGCACTTTTATCCGCATTATATCTGATTGTATTTACAATCTCTTCCGGCAACTGTAATGTTTTCAATAACAATTCACCACGTGCCGCATCAACAACGTATTTTGCTTTGTCCGGCATTATCTCATCGCCCTTTTTCCAAATTACCTTTCCATCACTACTCATTTCAATACCTCTTCAAGAAGTTTCTCGTTATTTGACGTTATCAAATCCGCATGTATGACAAAAATCTGACCGTTTGTTCCTGTATCCGTAATCACTTCTACCGCTCTTGCTTTTGAATCAAAGCCTAAAAACAACAATTTCTCCGGAGCTTCTCTCAGTTCAGCAATCACATACGGTTCGGCGATAACTGCCAACATATCAACATCTGATATTCCATGTTTTCGCTGAATTAAGAATAATCATTACCATTCTCTCCAATATCCAGTATACCCCTATATGCCCTCCACGGCAAGGGTACTCATAAATCGGCTCGGCGAGGGGGTGTCAAATGGCGGCTTTTAGTTCTTTGCGGACCAGCTCACCGGGCACAATATTATAAACTTAAGAAGAATAATAAACTGGTATAGGATTGTCGATTCATGGGGGGGGGGGGGGGGGGGGGCTTGTCAACAGGGAACAACGGCGCGGAGAAAAAGGCGCCAGGAACGTTTTTTTTACGTACCCAGGGATTGATTTATGCGCTTACGCCCATTGGAGGAAAATCTTTAATACCCGATAGTTCATATTGCTCCGCTTCCCAAAGGGTCCGTTTTATTTGCATGGTAAGCCAGCTTTCTGCCGTGGTGTGGGTGGCTTTGGCAATCCGTATTGCCATTACAGGGCTCAATGCCGACTTTTCGTTGACAAACTCAGAGAGCGTTTTCCGTGTTACACCGAGTAAATCAGCCGCATCGGTAATAGTCAAATTAAGCGGAACAAGAACATCTTCCAAAAAAACCTTTCCCGGATGCACCGGTTTTCGTATTTGCTTCATTATCCTCCTCCTTCTAATGATAATCCTGATAATCCACAATATGCGCGTCATTGTTTTCAAATCGAAAGGTTACACGCCAATTCCCATTTACTGAAACCGACCATACGCCCTTCTCCTGCCCAGAAAGTTCGTGCAGACGGTAACCGGGTAAGTTCATGTCACAGGGTGAAAGACTGGTATCCAAACGGTCAAGAATCCGTTCCAGCTTATCTGCGTGAGCGGGAATGATCCCCCTCTTGGTTCCCGACAAGAAGAATTGCTCAAGTCCCTTGTGCTTGAATGAACCTATCATTAAGTTTATATTCTATGCTGTAACGTGCAACGTGTCAATACTCCGGATACGAGATGCGTGAAAAAGGCATCTGGCGCCGGTTGGGTGTCCAGTCAGGTGCCATGCACGCTTTTTTCGGGCGAAAATTCATGGTAAAAAATATCGACCGGTGTGATGAAATAATGAAAGCCATGCCGATGGTTTATGTCTGATAAAGCCGATACTTTTAACCGGCAACGTTCAGAGTAGAGTAATACTATACTGTTAGGCTTTCCCATCATATTCGGCGCCGGGTACTCTTTTTTGCCGTAAGAAGAATTTCACCACGGAGGACACGAAGGGACACAAAGGTGAATAGGAAAAGATCATAGGACTACCCGTCTTATTAGGTCAGTATCTGGGCTCAATGTTTGTCATTTAATTCCTTCACCGGCCGATGTACCAAATGAAACTACCCCAATTGCGACGCCATATGGTGACAGTCACGTTTTT carries:
- a CDS encoding aspartyl protease family protein, which produces MVGTVFEEITLKNEGDEIRVECGVIKEPEIRQMTVQCVVDTGAPTLIINEAVQQELGLRTEHVKKSRMVNGDPVVCKVVETVRVCWKNRSMTCEPWVIPGADMLLLGAIPLEDMDLMVDPKRLQLVGAHGDEPVGFIY
- a CDS encoding SPOR domain-containing protein, producing the protein MISINSRFLVLPVLFLFLCGAVSGQSAGTGPSPLAAEIRSIEGKLRSPISASERREAYIKLAQLQRLSGNVDTAAQAWREAALADPANRDDRCFLESALCYLALGEFDAASDALRGILSGGGDTTAARDAQYLTAQIEVFRHGGTDGSTASLYALLEKPEFQDYRPAIYYTFWRLFGDAAYKAQILSEFPGSPEARILESEAAIAADNTVTNAPVSVHNRPLWFFFPGRGNVAIGAAVPTQPAAYPPVQYQPPAPALSAAAPSTAVAPESTGGPRALQAGLFSREENAQAMVSRLASRGFTASVSQKLVNGVTYWAVTLPPGENSNQTILRLKDAGFESFPVF
- the miaB gene encoding tRNA (N6-isopentenyl adenosine(37)-C2)-methylthiotransferase MiaB, with amino-acid sequence MTYFFETYGCQMNSAESAALALVLRERGWSAVENGESADLTILNTCSVRQTAEQRVFGRLAQYQSLKKKRRSLGQPFTLIVAGCMAERLGEGLKEKFDAVDYVMGTASRSVFPAILETLEKGQGPDLRSDDSITAILTGEKPQFSFSSSHLEEGRFRSFVPIMHGCNNYCSYCIVPYVRGREISRSPASIAEEIRLLSDRGVREITLLGQNVNSYRFEDGERAPVDFPALLELVAHETESSPIRWVRFLSSHPKDLSSQAIRVMAEHPVFCRHLHLCVQHGSNAVLNAMNRRYTRERYLELVDEIRQAMPDISLSTDFLVGFPGETEEDLELTLDLMERVKFHYAYMYHYNPREGTAAYDFPGRVGEELKRNRLARVIALQKKHTQELLKRRVGSRETILIEGISRKNADELIGRTERDEMVAVPGTTSAIGSFAQVSLSSLRGNTFRAKELCETPFRFD
- a CDS encoding thiamine diphosphokinase, coding for MNNDIAHWTLLYYNDPILIMGGTVRGIGFIGGEGPGAKLSATLVGDAGLIAAADSGLVAAEAAGLRPDWIVGDMDSLDDLRRLDAYPPDRVIRHRPDKDDTDTELLLSLLWEQGCDEIWLVGGGGGRTDHLLAIQALFERDRSPDRWITAGEDIRQVREALTLTIAPKSLVSVFPLGTGPWEAESRGLQWPLAGLPWKRGFFGISNVALEGGFSIRAVRGRFLVIMPFKKD
- a CDS encoding CCA tRNA nucleotidyltransferase; this translates as MGNVVIHPILKEVASVFTRVGKQVFLVGGAVRDLFLGKEAQDWDLATNARPEEVTSLFRRVIPTGIKHGTVTIRYKGYSMEVTTFRTESTYSDGRRPDHIEYAATIEEDLSRRDLTMNAIALALPGGERVDPFQGYDDIKARRIRCVGNAEERFREDGLRPLRAVRFASQLGFTVDDATLAAIPGALSTTAKVSPERIRDELEKILSSQKPSTALLLMEKAGLLELLLPELTACRGIDQKGFHRFDVLDHSLLACDYAARQKFSHEVRLASLFHDIGKPMVRKLDETGVWTFYQHEKVSARLARNIGLRFRYPNAVIDRVVHLVEEHMFHYEEIWSDAAVRRLIIRVGKEYLDDIYALRQADAYATAGTEPEPGFLAPLVSRIDRILAQGRALSLKDLAISGEDLMDMGVARGPHIGIILKELLEAALDDPELNTREKLLEIAGKLNGRYTEGK
- a CDS encoding HigA family addiction module antitoxin; its protein translation is MKQIRKPVHPGKVFLEDVLVPLNLTITDAADLLGVTRKTLSEFVNEKSALSPVMAIRIAKATHTTAESWLTMQIKRTLWEAEQYELSGIKDFPPMGVSA
- a CDS encoding type II toxin-antitoxin system RelE/ParE family toxin, with the protein product MIGSFKHKGLEQFFLSGTKRGIIPAHADKLERILDRLDTSLSPCDMNLPGYRLHELSGQEKGVWSVSVNGNWRVTFRFENNDAHIVDYQDYH